Proteins co-encoded in one Arachis hypogaea cultivar Tifrunner chromosome 13, arahy.Tifrunner.gnm2.J5K5, whole genome shotgun sequence genomic window:
- the LOC112737694 gene encoding uncharacterized protein yields MEPGRFDPTYSAELLKHMDKQNEILMEAYRSMLHESQKLQVEEEMLMHKLYEVMSAHGLTKKSDGNSNAVDNVGALTENNNNEAVTHPSSIETRGQQREITPFRYTYRRR; encoded by the exons ATGGAACCTGGAAGATTTGATCCAACTTACTCTGCAGAGTTATTGAA GCATATGGATAAGCAGAATGAGATCCTTATGGAAGCCTATAGATCAATGCTCCATGAATCGCAAAAACTTCAG GTCGAAGAAGAAATGCTTATGCACAAGCTCTATGAAGTTATGTCAGCTCATGGTCTAACTAAAAAG AGTGATGGCAATTCCAATGCTGTTGATAATGTTGGAGCTTTAACTGAAAATAACAATAACGAAGCTGTTACACACCCCAGCAGTATAGAAACTCGAGGGCAACAAAGGGAAATCACTCCTTTTCGATACACTTATAGGAGGAGATAA